One bacterium genomic window, GTTGTTGGCAAGAGCAGAACAATAATACGCTCAGCAGCTCAGGCTGGATTTAAAGAAATATCGAGAATAGAAGATATTATGAGCGCATATAAACCAGATAGCGAACTATGCTCGCTGAACAAAGCAGGGGAACAAGAAGACAGCAGAGAACTTCTGTATGTGATAAACAAAGCTCGTTATACTTCAGAGTTATCAAACGGAGCGTTTGACATTACATGTAAGCCATTAATTGATCTATGGCATAATGCCAGGGAAATAAACGAATTTCCGGATACACAGAATATTCTAAATACTTTATCTCTTGTTGGATATAGAAATATTTTAATAAAAAACAATAATGTGAAGTTCAATAAAACAGGCATCAAAATTGACCTGGGTGGGTTAGCCAAGGGATATGCAGTAGATATGGCTATGGATCTTATTAAAAACTATGATATTAAGGGAGCCTTAATTGATACAGGAGGTGATATCAGAGCTATTGGAAAGCGGGAAGATGGAAAGCTATGGAAAATAGGAATAAAACATCCAAGAGAAAGAAACAGGATTATAGGACTTATAGACTTAGACACTAATGCAATTGCGACCTCCGGGGATTATGAAAGATTTTTTATGCTGAATGGCAAGAGATATTCCCACATAATTGACCCA contains:
- a CDS encoding FAD:protein FMN transferase, whose protein sequence is MFLITGCSPRAIRYEETKFLMGTEVNIIVVGKSRTIIRSAAQAGFKEISRIEDIMSAYKPDSELCSLNKAGEQEDSRELLYVINKARYTSELSNGAFDITCKPLIDLWHNAREINEFPDTQNILNTLSLVGYRNILIKNNNVKFNKTGIKIDLGGLAKGYAVDMAMDLIKNYDIKGALIDTGGDIRAIGKREDGKLWKIGIKHPRERNRIIGLIDLDTNAIATSGDYERFFMLNGKRYSHIIDPRTGCPVDNQIVSVSVLSSDCLTCDSLATAVTVLGEEKGIELIEKLKGVEALIITIKDGNLNLIKSSGMMQFVLR